One stretch of Lacimicrobium alkaliphilum DNA includes these proteins:
- a CDS encoding OadG family protein yields the protein MTPELYSQLQDAGLLLVVGMVVVFTFLGLLIGAVSLISLFCRKFPGAAPSGTGARFPVARKGPSPALAAAITTAVHQYRKQP from the coding sequence ATGACACCAGAGTTATATTCACAGTTACAGGATGCAGGTTTGCTGCTTGTGGTCGGTATGGTAGTGGTTTTTACCTTTCTTGGTCTGTTGATTGGCGCTGTGTCTCTGATCAGTCTGTTTTGCCGGAAGTTTCCGGGGGCTGCCCCATCAGGAACCGGAGCGCGTTTTCCTGTCGCCCGCAAAGGGCCTTCACCGGCACTCGCAGCAGCTATTACCACTGCCGTTCATCAGTATCGTAAACAACCTTAA